One part of the Deltaproteobacteria bacterium genome encodes these proteins:
- the mltG gene encoding endolytic transglycosylase MltG: MSPPAGHPRRTGRGAALVVLVAALLTAFLLFDTHPTGSWEGKRVLVPKGSPLPEVVRILREGGILPHPLAFRALVLLTFSGRRLHYGEYVFPTSPSAFEAWRRLIRGDVIKYEVTVPPGANLYDVAKLLEEKKLATAEAFLATTASPAVLRRLEIPGESAEGYLFPDSYTFVKPVTPEEILEFMVRQFHRKAPPDAEKRAKEEDLSLHQVVTIASIIEKETGVEEEKPIVSAVIRRRLALGMPLQMDPTVIYGVKRFDGTVTRKDLRTAGPYNTYLNQGLPPGPIANPGLAALAAALNPSKAEYLYFVSKNDGSHTFSRTLPEHNRAVERFRRAVREDEE; the protein is encoded by the coding sequence ATGAGTCCCCCCGCGGGCCATCCCAGACGCACCGGCCGGGGCGCCGCCCTCGTGGTCCTGGTGGCGGCGCTCCTGACCGCCTTCCTCCTCTTCGACACGCATCCTACCGGAAGCTGGGAGGGGAAACGGGTGCTCGTCCCAAAGGGGAGCCCGCTTCCAGAGGTGGTCAGGATCCTTCGGGAAGGCGGGATCCTCCCCCATCCGCTGGCGTTCCGCGCGCTGGTGCTGCTCACGTTTTCCGGGCGGCGGCTTCACTACGGGGAGTACGTCTTCCCGACTTCCCCGTCGGCCTTCGAGGCGTGGCGGAGACTGATCCGCGGGGACGTCATCAAGTACGAGGTGACGGTGCCCCCGGGGGCGAACCTCTACGATGTCGCGAAGTTGCTCGAAGAGAAAAAACTGGCCACGGCGGAGGCGTTCCTCGCCACGACCGCCTCGCCCGCCGTTCTCCGACGACTCGAGATCCCCGGGGAGAGCGCGGAGGGGTATCTCTTCCCCGACAGCTACACCTTCGTGAAGCCCGTCACGCCGGAGGAGATCCTCGAGTTCATGGTGCGGCAGTTCCACAGGAAAGCTCCCCCGGATGCGGAAAAGCGGGCGAAGGAGGAGGACCTTTCCCTGCACCAGGTCGTGACGATCGCCTCCATCATCGAGAAGGAGACCGGGGTGGAGGAGGAGAAGCCGATCGTGTCGGCGGTAATCCGGAGACGTCTGGCCCTCGGCATGCCGCTCCAGATGGACCCGACGGTGATCTACGGGGTGAAGCGATTCGACGGGACGGTGACGCGGAAGGACCTGCGGACGGCGGGACCGTACAACACCTACCTGAACCAGGGGCTGCCCCCGGGGCCGATCGCCAACCCGGGACTCGCGGCGCTCGCCGCCGCCCTGAATCCATCGAAGGCGGAGTACCTTTACTTCGTGTCGAAGAACGACGGGTCCCACACGTTTTCGCGGAC
- the ruvX gene encoding Holliday junction resolvase RuvX has product MTGGRVLGLDYGSRRIGVAVSDPLGLTVQPLPPIPREGDRKDIAVLARLATEMGVTSVVLGLPLLLNGDEGPAAARARAFGERMQAETSLPVTMWDERLTSVQSERHLIASGVRREDRKGIRDSLSAMFLLQCALDSRRRK; this is encoded by the coding sequence GTGACCGGGGGGAGGGTTCTCGGGTTGGATTACGGCAGCCGCCGGATTGGTGTGGCCGTATCCGATCCCCTCGGGTTGACGGTGCAGCCGCTTCCCCCGATCCCGAGGGAGGGGGACAGGAAGGACATCGCCGTCCTCGCCCGCCTCGCGACGGAAATGGGGGTGACGTCCGTGGTGCTCGGCCTCCCTCTCCTCCTCAACGGCGACGAGGGACCCGCGGCGGCCCGGGCGAGGGCCTTCGGCGAGCGGATGCAAGCCGAGACCTCCCTTCCGGTGACGATGTGGGACGAGCGGCTGACATCGGTGCAGTCCGAACGGCACCTCATCGCGTCCGGTGTGCGGAGGGAGGACCGGAAGGGGATCCGGGACAGCCTCTCGGCCATGTTCCTGCTCCAGTGCGCCCTGGACTCGCGGCGACGGAAATGA